CGAGGTCATCAGGGCGTACGAGAAGGAGACCGGTAAGTAGCCCGTCCTCCGCGGTGGGCGGCGGGCCCCGCCCGGGACGAAAGCTGTCCGGCCGGGGTCCCCGCCCGGACGGCCTCCGGCCCGGCCGCCCTCGCCGAAGTGACGGCCGGGCCCGTGCGGCCGGGGCGGAAGGAGCTCCACGCCGCTCCGTCCGGTCGCCAAGTCCTTCTCGCCCCGGGGGAGTTCGGCGCGGAGCCGGATCCCTCGCGGCCCGGCGGGTGCCCCGCCGAGGGCCGGCACGGGGCGGAACGTAAGCTGTACCGGTTGCCGATTCACGGCAAGTGGGGCGATACGCCCTGCGTGGATTCCGCCGACGGACCGCGAACCCCCTCGTGGGGACCGGCGGCGTGTCCGAAATAGGATGTATTGGGTCGGCAGTGTAGAACGGGAGATGTGACGGCCATGACGGAAGATCTCCAGCTCCGCGTGGGCAGTGCCGTCCCCGCACCTGGCAGCCCGCAGTGACAGGTACCCGGCAGGTGCGCCCCGACGCCTCCACGCGCACCACGCTCGCCAAGGCCGCGGACGAGAACTTCCCCGTGGCCCCCTTCTTCCTGCCCCGGGCCTGGCGCGACGACCTCATGGCCGTCTACGGATACGCCCGGCTCGTCGACGACATCGGCGACGGCGACCTCGCCCCGGGCGGAGCCGACGCCCGCCACCTCGGGCTCGACCCCGAGCGGGCCGACGACCGGCTCGCGATGCTCGACGCCTTCGAGGCCGACCTGCTGCGGATCTTCCCCGGCAACGGCAACGGCGAAGGTGAAGGCCGCGGCGACGGCGGCGGCCCCCGCCATCCCCTGCTGCGGGCGCTGGTGCCGACCGTACGCCGCCGCGCGCTCGCCCCGGAGCCGTTCCTCGGCCTGATCGAGGCCAACCGCCAGGACCAGCTCGTCCGCCGCTACCGGACCTGGGACGACCTCACCCGCTACTGCGAACTGTCCGCCAACCCCGTGGGCCGGCTCGTCCTGGCGATCACCGGTACGGCCAGCCCCGAGCGGATCCGCCGGTCCGACGCCGTGTGCACCGCGCTCCAGATCGTCGAGCACCTCCAGGACGTCGCCGAGGACCTGGCCGCGGACCGCGTCTACCTCCCGGCCGACGACATGAAGGACTTCCGGGTCACCGAGGGCGACCTGGCCGCACCGAGCGCGGGCGAGCCGGTGCGCGCCCTGATCGCCCACGAGGCCGCGCGCGCCGGCCGGCTGCTGGACGAGGGCATCCCGCTCGTGGGCAGCGTCCACGGCCGGCTGAGGCTGCTGCTCGCCGGCTTCGTCGCCGGGGGACGCGCAGCCCTCGCCGCCATCGCGGACGCCGGCCACGACGTCCTCCCCGGGCCGCCCCGGCCCACCAGGACCCGGCTGATGCGCGAAGTGGGAGCCGTCCTGCACAGAGCGCGTAGAGAGGGGTGAGCCGGGCCATGGAGGAGTTCACCCACAGGTCCGCGCCGGTCCGGGCCGCGTACAGCTACTGCGAGGCCGTCACCGGGACGCAGGCGCGCAACTTCGCCTACGGCATCAGGCTCCTGCCCGCCGACAAGCGCCAGGCCATGTCCGCGCTCTACGCCTTCTCCCGGCGTGTCGACGACATCGGCGACGGCCTGCTCGGCGGGACCGCCAAGCGGGAACGCCTCGAGGCGACCCGGGAACTGCTCGGCAGGATCCGCGACGGCGCGGTGGACGAGGACGACACGGACCCGGTCGCCGTGGCCCTCGCGGACGCGGCGCAGCGCTTCCCCATCCCGCTCGACGCCCTCGACGAGCTCATCGACGGCGTCCTCATGGACGTCCGCGGCGAGACGTACGAGACCTGGGACGACCTCAAGGTCTACTGCCGGTGTGTCGCGGGCGCCGTCGGGCGGCTCTCCCTCGGCGTGTTCGGCACCCTGCCCGGCGCGCGCGGCAGCGAGCGGGCCCCGGAGTACGCCGACACGCTCGGACTGGCCCTCCAGCTCACCAACATCCTGCGCGACGTCCGCGAGGACGCGGGCAACGGCCGTACCTACCTGCCCGGCGACGATCTCGCCAAGTTCGGCTGCACCGGCGGCTTCCACCGCGCGAGCCCGCCGTCCGGCGCCGACTTCACCGGGCTCGTCCACTTCGAGGTGCGGCGCGCCCGGGGGCTGTTCGCCGAGGGCTACCGGCTGCTGCCCATGCTGGACCGGCGTAGCGGCGCCTGTGTCGCCGCCATGGCCGGGATCTACCGCAGGCTGCTGGACCGCATCGAGCGCGACCCGATGGCCGTCCTGCGCGGCCGGGTCTCCCTGCCCGGCCGGGAGAAGGCGTACGTCGCCGTGCGCGGTCTCTCCGGACTCGACGCGCGTCACATCTCCCGCAACACCGTCAGGAGGCGCGTCTGATGCCGCTTCCGGCACCCTCTCGGCGCACCCGCCCGGCCGCCGGGCCGCGTACGGCCGTGCGGCGCGCCGCCCCGCTCCCGGGCGGCCTCCGAGCAGCCGGGGAGGGCGCATGACGTACCGGGACGGCACCTCCGAGCGGCGCGCGGTCGTCGTCGGCGGCGGGCTCGCCGGGGTGACCGCCGCGCTCCGCCTGGCGGACGCCGGGGTGCGGGTCACGCTGCTGGAGAACCGGCCCCGGCTCGGCGGGCTGGCCTTCTCGTTCCGGCGCGGCGAGTTGACGGTCGACAACGGCCAGCACGTCTATCTGCGCTGCTGCACCGCTTACCGATGGTTCCTCGACCGCGTCGGCGGCGCCGGCCTCGCTCCGCTCCAGCCGCGCCTGGACGTGCCCGTCCTCGACGCCGCCCACCCCCGGGGCCCCCGCCTGGGACGGCTGCGCCGCACCGCCCTGCCCGTGCCCCTCCACCTCGCCGCGAGCCTCGCCGGCT
The Streptomyces tirandamycinicus DNA segment above includes these coding regions:
- the hpnC gene encoding squalene synthase HpnC; the encoded protein is MTGTRQVRPDASTRTTLAKAADENFPVAPFFLPRAWRDDLMAVYGYARLVDDIGDGDLAPGGADARHLGLDPERADDRLAMLDAFEADLLRIFPGNGNGEGEGRGDGGGPRHPLLRALVPTVRRRALAPEPFLGLIEANRQDQLVRRYRTWDDLTRYCELSANPVGRLVLAITGTASPERIRRSDAVCTALQIVEHLQDVAEDLAADRVYLPADDMKDFRVTEGDLAAPSAGEPVRALIAHEAARAGRLLDEGIPLVGSVHGRLRLLLAGFVAGGRAALAAIADAGHDVLPGPPRPTRTRLMREVGAVLHRARREG
- the hpnD gene encoding presqualene diphosphate synthase HpnD, translated to MEEFTHRSAPVRAAYSYCEAVTGTQARNFAYGIRLLPADKRQAMSALYAFSRRVDDIGDGLLGGTAKRERLEATRELLGRIRDGAVDEDDTDPVAVALADAAQRFPIPLDALDELIDGVLMDVRGETYETWDDLKVYCRCVAGAVGRLSLGVFGTLPGARGSERAPEYADTLGLALQLTNILRDVREDAGNGRTYLPGDDLAKFGCTGGFHRASPPSGADFTGLVHFEVRRARGLFAEGYRLLPMLDRRSGACVAAMAGIYRRLLDRIERDPMAVLRGRVSLPGREKAYVAVRGLSGLDARHISRNTVRRRV